The genomic interval TATAAAAATATGGTGTCCTTTTTTGCGAAAGAAGAAAAGATTAGCGTAAAAGAATTGAAAGAAATTATCGATCTGATTGAAAAAAATAACTAGTTATGGACTATTTACTAAAAGTGAGTGCGGTGGTTGCTATTTTCTATTTGAGCTACAAATTGCTTTTACAACGAAATACTTTTTTTAATGAAAATAGATGGTTTTTGTTGATGGGATTGGTAACTGCTTTTATTATTCCGTTGTTGGTGATTCCTGTTTATATTGAGTATACACCGGTTGTAACTTCAGAATATATTTCTAGTGATGTGGTAGTTCTGAATGAAATTATTGACAAACCATTTAACATTTTAGACTATTTGCCTATACTATATGGTTTGGGAGTTTTGTTTTTTTTGGTGAAGTTTCTAATTCAGTTAATGTCTTTAAGTTTTGTGATTTTTAAAAATAAAAAAGAGAAAGTTGGCCGTTTTACATTTATTAATACGATTAAAAATAGTTCGCCTTTTTCTTTTTTTTGTTGGATTATTATCAACCCGAATAATTTTACAAAATCGGAATTAGAACAGGTTATGATTCATGAAAAAGTACATGCAAGTCAATTGCATTCTATAGATGTTTTGCTAAATCAAATTTCTTGTATTGTACTTTGGTTTAATCCGTTTATGTGGTTGTATCGTAAAGATGTTCAGCAAAATTTAGAATTTATTGCTGATAAAAAAACACAAGAAAAAATCGATTGTAAAAAGAGTTACCAAACTACATTATTAAAAGCGAGTGTTGGCGTTAATCATTTGACTTTAAGCAATAATTTTTATAACTCATTAATAAAAAATAGAATCATTATGTTAAATAAATCGAAATCAAAAAAAATAAACCTTTTTAAATTTGCTGTTGTAATCCCATTACTAGCATTGTTTTTAATGAATTTTAACAAGAAAGAGGTGTTTGTTAAAAAAGTTTCTCAAGAATCAGTCAATTATTCCGATTCTGGTATAAAGGAAACAAAGGATAGGATAGAGGTAATAATTGACAAAAATACTTCTGATGAGGATTTAAATAATGCTAAAGAAGCATTTACAAAAAAGTTTGCTGTTGATTTTTCTTACACGAATCTTAAAAGAGATTCTAATTATAAACTTACATCTATTGAAGTTAAACTAGAAGATAGAAATGGAGCTGTAACTGCAAAACATTTTGATGAATTAGGTATTAAACCATTTATAATTTATTACAATAAAGATGGAAGCGCAGGTACACATTTTGTGGAAAAAGAAAAAACTAATAAAGTTGAAGAATTTGTTATTACTGATAATACACCAGATGAACAGTT from Polaribacter sejongensis carries:
- a CDS encoding M56 family metallopeptidase codes for the protein MDYLLKVSAVVAIFYLSYKLLLQRNTFFNENRWFLLMGLVTAFIIPLLVIPVYIEYTPVVTSEYISSDVVVLNEIIDKPFNILDYLPILYGLGVLFFLVKFLIQLMSLSFVIFKNKKEKVGRFTFINTIKNSSPFSFFCWIIINPNNFTKSELEQVMIHEKVHASQLHSIDVLLNQISCIVLWFNPFMWLYRKDVQQNLEFIADKKTQEKIDCKKSYQTTLLKASVGVNHLTLSNNFYNSLIKNRIIMLNKSKSKKINLFKFAVVIPLLALFLMNFNKKEVFVKKVSQESVNYSDSGIKETKDRIEVIIDKNTSDEDLNNAKEAFTKKFAVDFSYTNLKRDSNYKLTSIEVKLEDRNGAVTAKHFDELGIKPFIIYYNKDGSAGTHFVEKEKTNKVEEFVITDNTPDEQFNVLKELLAQKGYTLKISNLKRTKGGLIRAITINIKNETTKASFKTSSALPIKVIQILLDKENNSIKIGNLSKTDKEMVSGFSSQKAANEYNESKKVKNLIPEDQLNSALYILDGKEVTPEVIKDLNSDDINSMSVLKDEKATVVYGEKGKNGVILITSKEAHENKKFSNIGKSFSDVNAIEDAGSDVNVIEYARKERKEPLCLIDGKVASKKELKVLSPDDIESVSVLKNEKSIEKYGEKGKNGVIEITTKEKK